The Thermomicrobiales bacterium genome includes a window with the following:
- a CDS encoding GNAT family N-acetyltransferase translates to MNDRPFGEALPKEVLERAASLPVKPDAVILEGKRIRLRPIDFERDIEPLHARSNGQPAQLGDRSIDAYDADADVWRYMPAGPFATSADLAAYLRGLDNTPNLRLLCVEKIATGEQIGAAALMSNEPAHLKIELGNIWYSPLVQGTGANREATYLMLAHAFGLGYRRVEWKCDSLNARSRHAAERMGFTFEGIQDAHFIVKGRNRDTAWFRILDHEWPDAKARLEEMMGQPM, encoded by the coding sequence ATGAACGATCGACCATTTGGTGAGGCATTGCCCAAAGAGGTGCTGGAACGTGCGGCGAGCCTGCCAGTCAAGCCTGACGCGGTGATCCTCGAAGGGAAGCGTATCCGTTTGCGCCCGATCGACTTCGAGCGCGACATCGAGCCGCTGCACGCAAGGTCGAACGGCCAACCCGCTCAGCTCGGAGATCGCAGTATCGACGCCTACGACGCCGATGCCGATGTCTGGCGCTACATGCCGGCTGGGCCGTTTGCGACATCCGCAGATCTCGCTGCGTACTTGCGCGGGCTCGACAACACGCCGAATCTGCGCTTGCTCTGCGTTGAGAAGATTGCGACCGGCGAGCAAATCGGGGCGGCGGCGCTGATGAGCAACGAGCCTGCGCATCTGAAGATCGAGCTGGGCAATATCTGGTACAGCCCGCTCGTACAGGGCACCGGCGCGAACCGCGAGGCGACCTACCTGATGCTGGCGCACGCGTTCGGGCTGGGTTATCGCCGTGTCGAATGGAAATGCGACTCGCTCAACGCGCGTTCGCGGCACGCCGCCGAGCGAATGGGGTTTACGTTCGAAGGCATTCAGGACGCCCACTTCATCGTCAAGGGCCGCAACCGCGACACCGCCTGGTTCCGCATTCTCGACCACGAATGGCCGGACGCGAAGGCGCGGCTGGAGGAGATGATGGGGCAACCAATGTAG
- the dnaA gene encoding chromosomal replication initiator protein DnaA gives MEDHATPDPRFQQLWQSALSDMQGRITRANYETWLRSTTLLGIENGVATVAAPNAFAVEQLRIKFDDEIVATLSAIANRRVSVDYVVSQAPAAGSRAPRPKPRPTPPGARQKSPAPQPETHQMTLAADARPGLNPGYTFDTFVVGQSNRLAHAAAMAVGDKPAQAFNPLFIYGGVGLGKTHLMHAVGHRAMDQRPETSVLYVSSEKFTNDMIKSIMSQRTDEFRDRYRSADILMIDDIQFIAGKEATQEEFFHTFNDLFQSGRQIIVSSDRPPKAIPTLAERLRSRFEGGLIVDVQPPDIETRTAILSRKGQSLGVHVPSDVLEYVARKVQSNIRELEGALNKIIALAQLFNAPIRMEIAIQALNDSAMEARRAQITPERVLEEVTRFYKATLTDLRGRGRSKDVVLPRQVAMYVLREETGSSLVEIGSLLGGRDHSTVMHGIAKIEREIETNTTLRQNVSTIREALYG, from the coding sequence ATGGAAGACCACGCCACGCCTGATCCTCGATTTCAGCAACTGTGGCAATCGGCGTTGTCCGACATGCAGGGGCGAATCACCCGGGCAAATTACGAAACCTGGCTGCGCTCGACGACGCTGCTCGGCATCGAGAACGGCGTCGCGACCGTTGCTGCGCCGAATGCGTTCGCCGTTGAGCAGTTGCGCATCAAGTTTGACGACGAGATCGTCGCGACGCTCTCGGCCATCGCGAATCGCCGCGTCTCCGTTGACTACGTCGTAAGCCAGGCACCGGCGGCCGGTAGCCGCGCCCCGCGCCCGAAGCCCCGGCCGACGCCGCCCGGCGCGCGCCAGAAGAGCCCCGCGCCGCAACCGGAGACGCACCAGATGACGCTCGCCGCCGATGCGCGTCCGGGCCTGAACCCCGGCTACACCTTCGACACGTTCGTCGTCGGGCAGTCGAACCGGCTGGCGCACGCGGCGGCGATGGCGGTCGGCGACAAACCGGCGCAGGCGTTCAACCCGCTCTTCATCTATGGCGGAGTCGGGTTGGGCAAGACACATCTGATGCACGCGGTCGGGCACCGCGCCATGGACCAGCGCCCGGAAACGAGCGTGCTCTACGTCTCCTCCGAGAAGTTCACCAACGACATGATTAAGTCGATCATGAGCCAGCGCACCGATGAGTTCCGCGATCGCTACCGCTCCGCCGACATCCTGATGATCGACGATATCCAGTTCATTGCCGGTAAGGAAGCGACGCAGGAAGAGTTCTTCCACACCTTCAACGATCTGTTTCAGTCGGGTCGCCAGATCATCGTCTCGTCCGACCGACCGCCGAAAGCGATCCCGACGCTCGCCGAACGCCTGCGCTCGCGCTTCGAGGGTGGCCTGATCGTCGACGTGCAGCCACCGGACATTGAGACGCGCACGGCGATCCTGTCGCGCAAGGGTCAGTCGCTCGGCGTCCATGTCCCCAGCGATGTGCTTGAGTACGTCGCCCGCAAGGTCCAGTCGAACATCCGTGAACTGGAGGGCGCGCTCAACAAGATCATCGCACTGGCCCAACTCTTCAACGCGCCGATTCGCATGGAGATCGCCATTCAGGCGCTCAACGATTCGGCGATGGAGGCGCGCCGCGCCCAGATCACGCCCGAGCGCGTGCTGGAAGAAGTTACGCGGTTCTACAAAGCGACCCTCACCGACCTGCGCGGACGTGGCCGCAGCAAGGACGTCGTCCTTCCGCGGCAAGTCGCGATGTACGTCCTGCGTGAAGAGACCGGCTCGTCGCTGGTGGAGATCGGCTCGCTGCTCGGTGGCCGCGACCACTCAACTGTCATGCACGGCATCGCCAAGATCGAACGCGAGATCGAAACCAACACCACCCTCCGGCAAAACGTCAGCACCATCCGCGAAGCCCTGTACGGTTAG
- a CDS encoding S8 family serine peptidase, with product MRRLIAILTTLSLLVVAAAPVSVGAQETAAGSGPFTRNGTYIVRLIEPPVVAYDGGISGYAATRPAAGSRIDPNSSRVRGYAGFLAQRQNAALSSVGASSSKKMYSYVYSVNGFAAELTAAQANELKKSSGIASVEEDRLYHLDTNRTPTMLGLDAANGLWNQLGGVQNAGEDVIIGVIDSGIWPESESFADKTRNDRRGRGPSDYKMLRDWYGKCRPGEQFTPDMCNGKIIGAQWYSDGFGGDAAVNAEFKSEYISARDANGHGTHTASTAGGNYGVTALVDGQNLGTISGMAPRARIAVYKVCWGGDDGGCYGSDSVAAIDQAVADGVDVINFSISGTADSYLDAVEVAFLFANDAGIFVAASAGNEGPDASTLDHPSPWLMTVAAGTKDDEYPGHVTLGNSAVYTGKSRTAAVGPAPLVYAGDVAAADATVDDAALCILGTLNPTLVAGKIVLCDRGVNPRTDKSLEVKQAGGVGMILANTSPNSVNADMHWVPSIHVDEVARTAILAYINAGGSPTATITPDPSGLISNAPQVATFSSRGPSLAGGDILKPDILAPGEDVLAAISPTGDHGRNFDFLSGTSMASPHIAGIAALLTDAHPNWTPAMIQSAIMTTASQTMKNGDPIDGGPFDYGAGAVVPNSATDPGLVYNATFDDYFAFICGTGQLNCSPDEAIDPSDLNYPSISIGQLAGIQTVTRTVTNVGAAATYTVSVDAPDGVNVQVSPTTLYVGRNQSATYTVTFSTTTAEAGEWTDGSLTWSDGRHHVRSPLVVRPVLVAAPAEVSGTGVSGNTSFDMIFGFAGDYEPGAHGLFAATRTNDTVVDDPDDDITIDLGPDKVGINVHEFTVPAGTLAARFALYQDFVTGNTDLDLYIFSDPSLSLSSLVDYSGNEATNEVVTLRNPDAGTYYVVVHGWETDGPSADYTLFSWMIPTDPTADDGSLAVVSAPTTVTVGQVGTVVVGWSGLNADEKYLGAVSHSDGSGIHAFTLVSVDTE from the coding sequence GTGAGAAGGTTGATTGCGATTCTCACGACGCTTTCTTTACTGGTCGTCGCTGCTGCTCCCGTCAGCGTCGGCGCACAGGAAACGGCTGCTGGTAGCGGCCCGTTTACCCGCAACGGGACCTACATCGTTCGTCTCATCGAACCGCCGGTTGTTGCATACGACGGCGGCATCTCTGGATACGCTGCAACACGACCTGCCGCTGGTTCGCGGATCGATCCAAACAGTTCGCGCGTTCGGGGTTACGCAGGCTTCCTGGCGCAGCGACAGAACGCAGCCCTCTCCTCGGTCGGCGCAAGCAGCAGCAAGAAGATGTATTCGTACGTCTACTCGGTGAACGGATTTGCTGCTGAGCTGACTGCGGCGCAGGCAAACGAGCTGAAGAAATCGTCCGGCATCGCATCGGTTGAGGAGGATCGCCTCTACCATCTCGACACGAACCGGACGCCAACCATGCTTGGGCTGGATGCAGCCAACGGGCTGTGGAATCAGCTCGGTGGCGTGCAGAACGCTGGTGAAGACGTCATCATAGGCGTCATTGACTCGGGCATTTGGCCGGAGAGCGAGAGCTTCGCTGACAAGACGCGCAATGACCGGCGCGGTCGTGGACCGTCCGACTACAAGATGTTGCGCGACTGGTACGGCAAGTGCCGCCCGGGTGAGCAGTTCACGCCGGACATGTGCAACGGCAAGATCATCGGCGCGCAGTGGTACAGCGACGGCTTCGGTGGTGACGCTGCCGTCAACGCGGAATTCAAGTCGGAGTACATCTCAGCGCGTGATGCCAACGGCCACGGCACGCACACTGCCAGCACCGCTGGTGGAAACTATGGCGTGACCGCGCTCGTCGACGGTCAGAATCTCGGCACCATCAGCGGCATGGCACCACGCGCACGTATCGCTGTCTACAAGGTGTGCTGGGGTGGTGATGACGGCGGCTGCTACGGTTCGGATAGCGTCGCTGCAATCGACCAGGCCGTCGCTGACGGCGTCGACGTCATCAACTTCTCGATTAGCGGCACCGCAGATTCCTACCTGGACGCCGTCGAGGTAGCCTTCCTGTTCGCCAACGACGCCGGTATCTTCGTTGCTGCCTCGGCAGGTAACGAGGGTCCGGATGCGTCGACGCTGGACCATCCGAGCCCGTGGCTGATGACCGTCGCCGCCGGCACGAAGGATGACGAATATCCCGGCCATGTCACACTCGGCAACAGCGCCGTCTATACCGGCAAGTCGCGCACGGCCGCTGTCGGCCCCGCGCCGCTCGTCTACGCCGGCGACGTTGCCGCAGCGGACGCAACAGTGGACGACGCCGCTCTCTGCATCCTCGGCACACTCAACCCGACCCTGGTGGCCGGCAAGATTGTGCTCTGTGATCGCGGCGTGAATCCGAGAACCGACAAGAGTCTCGAAGTCAAGCAGGCTGGCGGCGTCGGCATGATCCTGGCCAACACGTCGCCCAATTCGGTGAACGCCGACATGCACTGGGTGCCCAGCATCCATGTCGATGAGGTCGCCCGAACGGCCATCCTCGCCTACATCAACGCAGGCGGATCGCCGACCGCCACGATCACACCGGACCCGTCCGGCCTGATTTCGAACGCTCCGCAGGTCGCGACGTTCTCGTCTCGCGGCCCGTCCCTCGCTGGCGGAGACATCCTCAAGCCGGACATCCTGGCACCAGGCGAAGATGTGTTGGCAGCGATCTCGCCGACCGGCGACCACGGGCGCAACTTCGACTTCCTGAGTGGTACGTCGATGGCCAGTCCGCACATCGCCGGTATCGCGGCACTGCTTACTGACGCGCACCCCAACTGGACTCCGGCGATGATTCAGTCGGCCATCATGACGACGGCGTCGCAGACGATGAAGAACGGCGATCCGATCGATGGTGGTCCGTTCGATTATGGAGCGGGCGCGGTTGTGCCAAACAGCGCGACCGATCCGGGCCTGGTCTACAACGCGACGTTCGACGACTACTTCGCGTTCATCTGCGGCACCGGCCAACTCAACTGCTCGCCGGATGAGGCGATTGACCCGAGTGATCTGAACTATCCGTCGATCTCGATCGGCCAGCTGGCCGGCATACAGACGGTCACGCGAACCGTCACCAACGTCGGAGCAGCTGCAACCTACACCGTCTCAGTTGACGCACCGGATGGCGTCAACGTGCAGGTGAGCCCGACAACCTTGTATGTCGGACGCAACCAGTCGGCGACCTATACCGTCACGTTCTCCACGACGACCGCCGAGGCGGGCGAGTGGACCGACGGTTCGCTGACCTGGAGCGACGGACGACATCATGTCCGCAGCCCGCTGGTCGTCCGCCCGGTGCTGGTCGCAGCCCCGGCTGAGGTCTCCGGCACTGGTGTCAGTGGGAATACATCATTCGATATGATCTTCGGCTTCGCCGGGGACTACGAGCCGGGTGCCCACGGACTGTTCGCCGCAACGCGAACCAACGACACCGTTGTCGATGACCCCGATGATGACATCACAATCGACCTGGGTCCGGATAAGGTGGGCATCAACGTCCACGAGTTCACCGTGCCCGCCGGAACCCTCGCAGCGCGCTTCGCGCTGTACCAGGACTTTGTGACCGGCAACACTGATCTCGACCTGTATATCTTCTCGGATCCGAGCCTGTCACTTTCGTCTCTCGTGGACTACAGCGGCAACGAGGCGACGAACGAAGTGGTGACGCTGCGCAACCCGGACGCCGGTACCTACTACGTGGTCGTCCACGGCTGGGAGACCGACGGTCCGAGCGCAGACTACACGCTCTTCTCGTGGATGATCCCGACCGACCCGACGGCCGATGATGGCAGCCTTGCAGTCGTCTCGGCACCGACCACCGTCACGGTTGGCCAGGTCGGCACCGTGGTCGTCGGCTGGTCCGGACTGAATGCCGACGAGAAGTACCTCGGCGCTGTCTCGCACAGCGACGGATCGGGGATCCACGCGTTTACGCTGGTCTCCGTCGATACCGAGTAG
- a CDS encoding amidohydrolase family protein, with amino-acid sequence MVDTLIVGGHLLTMQGDGAGFIENGAIAIEGRRIVAVGPRDEVERHGAAARTIDATGKLLMPGLIDAHTHSPAVLGRGWAQEVQPWMASSYGPLMRHADSKDNPLGTMLALMEGVANGTTTFGDYAAPMTDLLNSHDRLGNRAVVCESITELNWDKREEWIAQGWTPGEPTPLDPETGERTLATALELYERWHGHDEGRIRVILGPHAADFLSKEMLLRIQEEARKRNTLMHLHVAQDPRENNATLQRYGLRAIPFLDSIGLLAPDLIAVHLCFAESDEVELVARRNAPMTCCSNSIGIIDGVVPPAWQMTQLGGTVALGSDQAPGNNSHNVFSEMRATAMYAKIAASSPLPMPAWQVLRMATIDGAKVLGIDDVVGSLEVGKEADIIMLDLTRPPLAPVLLRPARNIVPNLVYAETGSNVVMTMVAGKVIYQDGEYTNVDRHEVIAQIAEASERLQTAVAADPLTHDLAITRLTNEGKI; translated from the coding sequence ATGGTCGATACACTCATTGTTGGTGGGCATCTGCTGACGATGCAGGGGGACGGTGCCGGGTTCATCGAGAATGGCGCGATCGCGATCGAAGGGCGGCGGATCGTCGCCGTTGGCCCGCGCGACGAGGTTGAGCGCCACGGGGCGGCCGCCAGGACGATCGACGCAACCGGCAAGCTGCTGATGCCGGGCCTGATCGACGCGCACACGCATTCTCCGGCGGTGCTGGGGCGCGGCTGGGCGCAGGAAGTGCAGCCCTGGATGGCGTCGTCGTACGGCCCGCTGATGCGCCACGCCGATAGCAAAGACAACCCGCTCGGCACGATGCTGGCACTGATGGAGGGCGTCGCGAACGGCACGACGACCTTCGGCGACTACGCCGCGCCGATGACTGATTTGCTCAACAGTCACGATCGCCTCGGCAACCGCGCCGTTGTTTGCGAGAGCATCACTGAGCTGAACTGGGACAAGCGCGAAGAGTGGATTGCCCAGGGCTGGACGCCCGGCGAGCCGACGCCGCTCGACCCTGAGACTGGCGAGCGCACTCTCGCGACGGCGCTGGAGCTCTACGAGCGCTGGCACGGCCATGATGAGGGACGCATCCGCGTCATCCTCGGCCCGCACGCCGCCGACTTCCTGTCGAAAGAGATGCTGCTGCGCATTCAGGAGGAGGCGCGCAAGCGCAACACGCTGATGCACCTGCACGTCGCCCAGGATCCGCGTGAGAACAACGCGACGCTGCAGCGCTACGGCTTGCGGGCGATCCCGTTCCTCGATTCGATCGGGCTGCTAGCGCCGGACCTGATCGCCGTCCACCTCTGCTTCGCCGAGTCGGACGAGGTCGAGCTGGTCGCCAGGCGCAACGCACCGATGACCTGCTGCTCGAATTCGATCGGCATCATCGACGGCGTCGTCCCGCCCGCCTGGCAGATGACGCAACTCGGCGGCACGGTCGCGCTCGGCTCCGACCAGGCACCGGGCAACAACTCGCACAACGTCTTCTCCGAGATGCGCGCGACGGCGATGTACGCCAAGATCGCGGCGAGCAGTCCGCTACCGATGCCGGCCTGGCAGGTGTTGCGCATGGCCACGATCGACGGCGCGAAGGTGCTCGGCATTGATGACGTGGTCGGCAGCCTGGAGGTCGGCAAGGAGGCCGACATCATCATGCTCGACCTGACCCGCCCGCCGCTGGCTCCAGTGCTGCTGCGTCCTGCGCGCAACATCGTGCCGAACCTCGTCTATGCCGAGACTGGCTCGAACGTGGTGATGACGATGGTGGCCGGCAAGGTGATCTATCAGGACGGCGAGTACACCAACGTCGATCGCCACGAGGTCATTGCCCAGATCGCCGAAGCCTCGGAGCGCCTGCAAACCGCCGTCGCCGCCGACCCGCTGACCCACGATCTCGCCATCACCCGGCTGACGAACGAAGGCAAGATCTAG
- the gltX gene encoding glutamate--tRNA ligase has protein sequence MTTVDSGADRKVRVRFAPSPTGDLHVGGLRSALFTWLFARKSSGDFILRIEDTDRRRYKKESVESITGSLRWAGLDWDEGPEVGGPHGPYFQSERLPLYQRYAQVLLDSGDAYECYCTPERLETLRAEQVARKQPPGYDRHCRNLTDEERAARRAEGITPVIRYKVPLDGVTVVRDELRGEITYENRLVEDAVLLKSDGFPTYHLAVVVDDHLMEISHVMRGEEWIPSFPLHVLVYGSFGWEQPLFYHLPVILSPEGGKLSKRHGAAGALQYKEQGYLPEALRNYLVLQGWSYDDREEFFPTLEDLIEKFSMERVSSSPSKYNFDKVLWFNQQYINHIVELDDLTQRCLPWLQDAGLIGDAAAGSAEYERVRGAVALIKDKMRLLSEAPELLSFFFRDADEYAPDMLIPKKTEPTAIGPALARVREIIAETGVDDEEALEARLRELGAEIGLKAGQLFMPIRVAVSGRTVSPGLFGTLRVLGKDQTLARLDHAIDILGAINPAG, from the coding sequence ATGACAACCGTAGATAGCGGGGCCGACAGGAAGGTGCGCGTCCGCTTCGCGCCAAGCCCGACCGGCGACCTGCATGTAGGTGGCCTGCGTTCGGCGCTCTTCACCTGGCTGTTCGCGCGCAAGAGCTCCGGCGACTTCATTCTGCGCATCGAGGACACTGACCGACGCCGGTATAAAAAAGAGAGCGTCGAGAGCATCACCGGTTCACTGCGCTGGGCCGGGCTGGACTGGGACGAGGGGCCGGAAGTAGGCGGCCCGCACGGGCCCTACTTCCAGAGCGAGCGACTGCCGCTCTACCAGCGGTACGCGCAGGTGCTGCTCGACAGCGGCGACGCCTACGAGTGCTATTGCACTCCGGAGCGGCTAGAGACGTTGCGCGCCGAGCAGGTCGCACGCAAGCAGCCGCCGGGCTACGACCGTCACTGCCGCAACCTGACCGACGAGGAGCGCGCGGCCAGGCGCGCCGAGGGCATCACGCCGGTGATCCGCTACAAGGTACCGCTCGATGGCGTCACCGTCGTGCGCGATGAGTTGCGCGGCGAGATCACCTACGAGAACCGTCTGGTCGAGGACGCTGTGCTGCTGAAGTCTGACGGCTTCCCGACCTACCATCTGGCTGTCGTCGTCGATGACCACCTGATGGAGATCAGCCACGTCATGCGTGGCGAGGAGTGGATCCCGTCGTTCCCGCTGCACGTGCTGGTCTACGGCTCGTTCGGCTGGGAGCAGCCGCTCTTCTATCACCTGCCGGTCATCCTCAGCCCGGAGGGCGGCAAGCTCTCCAAGCGGCACGGCGCGGCCGGCGCGCTGCAGTACAAGGAGCAGGGCTATCTGCCGGAGGCGCTGCGCAACTATCTGGTGCTGCAGGGCTGGTCGTACGACGATCGCGAGGAGTTCTTCCCGACGCTTGAGGATCTGATCGAGAAGTTCTCGATGGAACGGGTCAGCTCCAGCCCGTCGAAGTACAACTTTGACAAGGTGCTGTGGTTCAACCAGCAGTACATCAACCACATCGTCGAGCTGGACGACCTGACCCAGCGCTGCCTGCCCTGGCTACAGGATGCGGGACTGATCGGCGATGCCGCTGCCGGATCAGCTGAGTACGAGCGCGTGCGTGGCGCGGTGGCGCTGATCAAGGACAAGATGCGGCTGCTCAGCGAGGCTCCCGAGCTGCTCAGCTTCTTCTTCCGCGACGCCGACGAGTACGCGCCGGACATGCTGATCCCGAAGAAGACGGAGCCGACCGCGATCGGGCCGGCGCTGGCACGCGTGCGTGAGATCATCGCCGAGACCGGCGTCGACGACGAGGAGGCGCTGGAGGCGAGGCTGCGCGAGCTCGGGGCCGAGATCGGGCTGAAAGCCGGCCAGCTGTTCATGCCGATCCGCGTCGCCGTCAGCGGCCGGACCGTCTCGCCGGGCCTCTTCGGCACACTGCGGGTGCTCGGCAAGGATCAGACACTGGCGCGCCTCGATCACGCCATCGACATTCTCGGCGCAATCAACCCGGCGGGGTAG
- a CDS encoding FAD-binding oxidoreductase — protein MQKIVVVGAGVVGSSLAFRLAQAGQDVTLVDRGESGWGTSGSSFAWTNSNSKTPEDYFALNLAGMQAHLDTREELGEAPWFTEGGNLLWSGMDASTNDMDVLESRVARLRSWDYPAEWLSREQVRELEPHLQVDADVEQAAFFPTESWVDGPQLARAMTELARKHGATVLFGCEVTAVDRDGDRITGVRFANGQQLPTDLLVNCGGAAADIIAKLAGRNLPLAPTKGLIVRVSHAAGAVNRIVHAPTVHMRPDGDLLMLHHGDADDAIMAGESPAEWASELLRRAQQYLPVLADARISRWSVGTRPIPDDGRTSAGLVDSLPGYAEVVTHSGVTLSQLLAKLVTRQIVEGDTDPLLAPFTPNRFA, from the coding sequence ATGCAGAAGATCGTCGTTGTCGGAGCCGGTGTTGTCGGCTCGTCGCTCGCATTCCGGCTGGCGCAGGCCGGTCAGGATGTCACGCTGGTCGATCGGGGCGAGTCTGGCTGGGGGACCAGCGGGTCGAGCTTCGCCTGGACAAACTCGAACTCGAAGACGCCGGAAGACTATTTCGCGCTGAACCTCGCCGGCATGCAGGCCCACCTCGATACGCGCGAAGAGCTTGGCGAAGCGCCCTGGTTCACCGAAGGGGGCAATCTCCTCTGGTCGGGCATGGACGCCTCCACCAACGATATGGACGTGCTCGAAAGTCGTGTCGCGCGCCTGCGCTCGTGGGACTACCCGGCGGAGTGGCTGAGTCGCGAGCAGGTCCGGGAGCTGGAGCCACACCTCCAGGTGGACGCCGACGTCGAGCAGGCGGCCTTCTTCCCCACCGAATCGTGGGTGGATGGCCCGCAGCTTGCCCGCGCGATGACCGAGCTGGCGCGCAAGCACGGCGCGACAGTGCTCTTCGGCTGCGAGGTCACCGCCGTCGATCGCGATGGTGACCGCATCACTGGCGTCCGCTTCGCCAACGGCCAGCAATTGCCGACCGACCTGCTGGTGAACTGCGGCGGTGCGGCTGCGGACATCATCGCAAAGCTAGCCGGACGTAACCTGCCACTGGCTCCGACCAAAGGCCTGATCGTGCGCGTCAGCCACGCAGCAGGAGCGGTCAATCGGATCGTGCATGCGCCGACGGTGCACATGCGCCCGGATGGCGATCTGCTGATGCTGCATCACGGCGATGCCGACGACGCCATCATGGCCGGCGAATCTCCTGCCGAGTGGGCGAGTGAGCTGCTGCGCCGAGCACAACAGTACCTACCGGTTCTGGCCGATGCGCGGATCTCCCGTTGGTCGGTCGGCACGCGCCCGATCCCGGACGATGGCCGAACGTCTGCCGGCCTGGTCGACAGCCTGCCGGGCTACGCCGAGGTCGTCACGCACTCCGGCGTCACCCTCAGCCAGCTGCTGGCCAAGCTCGTTACCCGCCAGATCGTCGAAGGCGATACCGACCCGCTGCTGGCTCCGTTCACGCCCAACCGCTTCGCGTAG